From the Trifolium pratense cultivar HEN17-A07 linkage group LG4, ARS_RC_1.1, whole genome shotgun sequence genome, the window atactcaaaatcaattaaactaacataattatatttatttattttagtagacaatattttataatacaaTGTTGTGTAGTTTTTGGTATTAGGTCTTGTTAGTTTAGCCCAATACATTTGTGTTTTTAGGCTCATCTCTCTTGTAATGCTTGCACCTATATAAGCAAGGTATATGCGAATAATGAAGTTGTTGAGTTGGCCATTTGTTCTTTACAAGTGGTATCATAGAGCCTTTAATCAATCACCTGTTTTTCGTTTCTTGCAAGAAACAGTTAGTTACGGTGGTTGCAACCACCATAACCGTTCCAAAGATTTCTTTTCCGATCATCTTCTTTAGCTTTCTCCCTCCTCAGTTTCTCTCCTTGTGAACCAATTGCAATTTCTTCACCATGGCAGAAAACTCAGACTTCTTGAAACCTTCAATTCCAAAATTTGACGGTTATTATGATCATTGGGCGATGTTGATGGAGAATTTGCTCCGATCAAAAGAATATTGGAGCTTGATAGAGAATGGTGTGACGGTGGCGCCTGAAAATGCCACAGCGGAGTAACAACTGATCGCAAATGAAAGTAAGCTTACAGACTTGAAAGTAAAGAATTACTTGTTTCAATCTATCGATCGATCCATCTTAGAAACAATTCTTAATCGTGAAACTGCACGTGATATTTGGAATGCTATGAAATTTAAATATCAAGGTTCCACAAAGGTGAAACGTGCACAACTTCAAGCCTTACGCAAAGAGTTTGAGGTTCTTGAAATGGGGGAGAGTGAATCAATAGAAGAATATTTTGCAAGAACCATGATAATCACCAACAAGGTGACTTCTTGTGGTGAAAGAGTGGAACAAACCACTGTAGTTGAAAAAATTCTTAGATCAATGACTGCAAAGTTCAACCATGTAGTATGTTCTATTGAATTATCAAGTGATGTTACCACACTCTCCATTGATGAGCTGCAAAGTAGCATGATAGTGCATGAACAACGCATGAAAGGTCAACAAATCAAGCAAGATGAGCAAGCTATCAAAGTCACTAATGGTGGCAGAGGCAGAGGAAGGGGAAGAAATTCTAATTCCTCTAGAGGTCGTGGTAGGGGAAGACAAAGCAAAGAGAATGTTGAGTGCTTCAAGGGTCACAAATTGAGACACTATCAAAGTGATTGTCCCAATTTGAGTGAAAATGTGAACTATGCTgaatttgatgatgaagaagaaatgcTCCTTATGGCCAAAACTAATGATGATGCAAAAAGTGAA encodes:
- the LOC123922080 gene encoding uncharacterized protein LOC123922080 — translated: MAENSDFLKPSIPKFDGYYDHWAMLMENLLRSKEYWSLIENETILNRETARDIWNAMKFKYQGSTKVKRAQLQALRKEFEVLEMGESESIEEYFARTMIITNKVTSCGERVEQTTVVEKILRSMTAKFNHVVCSIELSSDVTTLSIDELQSSMIVHEQRMKGQQIKQDEQAIKVTNGGRGRGRGRNSNSSRGRGRGRQSKENVECFKGHKLRHYQSDCPNLSENVNYAEFDDEEEMLLMAKTNDDAKSENWFLDSACSNHMAGNRD